Proteins found in one Methanospirillum hungatei JF-1 genomic segment:
- a CDS encoding ribonuclease III domain-containing protein: protein MTAELFPEQLERITGYTFRDKSLLLRALTRLAYSKEQGLSEDSHLDALATLGDAVIELIILTRLVKGGEHDKGAVSLKKMDLVNMSVLRDAARSIHLEQYVRWGKGEARMHVWTSGRVLAECMEAFAGALYLDGGIDAAEEVLERLSLLPE, encoded by the coding sequence ATGACTGCCGAATTATTTCCCGAACAGCTTGAGCGGATTACCGGTTATACCTTCAGGGACAAGTCCCTCCTGCTCAGGGCACTGACCAGACTTGCCTACAGTAAGGAGCAGGGCCTTTCTGAAGATTCCCATCTTGATGCCCTGGCAACGCTCGGTGATGCCGTTATTGAGCTTATTATCCTGACCAGGCTCGTCAAGGGGGGTGAGCATGACAAAGGAGCGGTATCCCTCAAGAAGATGGATCTCGTCAATATGTCAGTACTCCGTGATGCAGCCCGTTCTATTCATCTTGAGCAGTATGTCAGATGGGGAAAGGGTGAAGCACGGATGCATGTCTGGACATCAGGCAGAGTGCTTGCAGAGTGTATGGAAGCATTTGCCGGTGCTCTGTACCTGGACGGGGGTATTGATGCGGCCGAAGAGGTGCTGGAGCGACTTTCCCTCCTCCCAGAATAG
- the gltA gene encoding NADPH-dependent glutamate synthase: MGDRSVADRLKDFGEVDNGLSPKEAIEEAGRCLQCKKPGCVDGCPVNIDIPAFVALIAKGKFLEAAESIRQQNLLPAICGRVCPQETQCEALCILGKKDTPIRIGQLERFAADQERAKGLTVPARKTATGKRVAVIGSGPAGIVAAGELAKDGHDVVLYESLHAPGGVLTYGIPSFRLPKDVVKAEIDLILAMGVDLRLNHLVGRTVSFEELEEYDAILLGTGAGLPYFMGIPGENLSGVYSANEFLTRVNLMHAERFPEYDTPVAKMNRVVVVGGGNVAMDAARTARRMGAQVTLVYRRREEDLPARAAEVHHAKEEGIEFITCANPIRILGEQAVTGIECIRMQMCNLDKSGRPIPEPIDNDTFTLDCDVVIQAIGQGPNPVLVSQIPGLDKGRAGNVVTEEDGRTSHPKIFAAGDVTTGAATVIMAMGGAKQAARSICEMLGSR, encoded by the coding sequence ATGGGAGATAGAAGCGTTGCTGACCGCCTGAAGGATTTTGGAGAGGTAGATAACGGGCTCTCTCCTAAAGAGGCCATAGAAGAAGCAGGCCGGTGTCTTCAGTGCAAAAAACCCGGATGCGTTGACGGATGTCCGGTCAATATAGACATCCCCGCCTTTGTTGCCCTCATCGCGAAAGGTAAATTCTTAGAGGCGGCAGAGAGTATCAGGCAGCAGAACCTTCTTCCGGCTATATGCGGGCGTGTCTGTCCGCAGGAGACCCAGTGTGAGGCATTGTGTATTCTTGGAAAGAAAGATACTCCCATCCGGATCGGTCAGCTTGAGCGGTTTGCAGCCGACCAGGAACGGGCAAAGGGTCTTACTGTCCCTGCACGAAAGACTGCAACCGGAAAGCGGGTCGCTGTCATAGGTTCAGGACCGGCAGGCATTGTTGCAGCTGGAGAACTTGCAAAGGACGGTCATGATGTCGTTCTCTATGAGTCGCTCCATGCACCGGGCGGTGTTCTGACCTATGGTATTCCTTCATTCCGTCTGCCTAAAGACGTGGTAAAAGCAGAGATTGACCTTATCCTTGCGATGGGTGTTGATCTCCGCCTGAACCATCTGGTCGGAAGAACCGTCTCATTTGAAGAACTGGAAGAGTATGATGCCATACTTCTTGGAACCGGTGCAGGTCTTCCATACTTTATGGGAATTCCTGGCGAGAACCTGAGCGGTGTCTATTCTGCAAATGAGTTTCTGACCAGGGTCAATCTCATGCATGCTGAGCGGTTCCCTGAATATGACACCCCGGTTGCAAAAATGAACAGAGTTGTCGTCGTTGGTGGCGGGAATGTTGCCATGGATGCGGCCCGTACCGCACGACGGATGGGTGCACAGGTAACCCTTGTCTACCGGAGACGTGAAGAAGACCTTCCGGCCCGTGCAGCAGAGGTCCATCATGCAAAAGAAGAGGGTATTGAGTTTATTACCTGTGCAAATCCGATCCGGATCCTTGGTGAACAGGCGGTAACCGGTATTGAATGTATCCGGATGCAGATGTGTAATCTTGATAAAAGTGGCCGGCCGATCCCAGAACCAATCGATAATGACACCTTTACCCTTGACTGTGATGTCGTCATTCAGGCGATCGGGCAGGGTCCGAACCCGGTCCTTGTGAGTCAGATCCCTGGTCTTGATAAAGGCAGAGCAGGAAATGTGGTCACCGAAGAAGATGGCAGAACCTCTCATCCGAAGATTTTTGCTGCCGGAGATGTCACAACCGGAGCAGCAACGGTCATCATGGCGATGGGAGGGGCAAAACAGGCAGCCCGTTCAATCTGCGAGATGCTTGGATCCCGGTAA
- a CDS encoding NHL repeat-containing protein gives MNRHTAGIVILLIAGILGGILLGYIYHGDAPGQIQNNTSWARQAPVSQSDLIRPSHILPLSNESFLVSDLDDKALFLVQANGTMQRVITRDVAKPYGYWDIAGFTHDNKGNIYISDSATHRVLKLSDKGSLLTSWGGFGDVDGTFDTPAGISVVNASGEELIYVCDSGNARIQVFTPQGQYLQSLQIPTDETKKVRIIKPQESLNTTDLEKFIVTPQKGANPAFVERTFSIQSSGNTLSLTFDINRSVHLGAQKVSFQSSDVSTKNPEEWIPELSAILADKTTQETLKTTLEELRRQANIKRISDRAKSECIVHFIQQIPLTENAENRYPIEILHDKMGNTYDKALFLYGLLSEAGYDVVYLAYPGLSHAAVGIRLTDPLQSTAVATYRDSNGSIYMYINPDGPSFIGGIAQKYRKSDPFVIHLEEKGKDIGTRTGSGKEKKSISADHLYSTYVVQSIFSLSEKYQFLVNKEKDVKSDEARKIRENYQKIKSVLDFIEKNPWNTEIAYMRIKNSKVNDIIV, from the coding sequence ATGAACCGGCATACGGCTGGCATCGTCATACTTCTCATAGCCGGTATTCTGGGCGGTATTCTCCTTGGATATATTTATCATGGAGATGCACCAGGACAAATCCAGAATAATACATCATGGGCAAGGCAGGCACCAGTCAGTCAGTCCGACCTGATACGGCCTTCACATATCCTGCCCCTTTCCAATGAGTCATTTTTAGTCAGTGATCTGGATGACAAGGCCCTTTTTCTGGTTCAGGCAAACGGGACGATGCAGAGGGTTATAACCAGGGATGTCGCCAAACCCTATGGATACTGGGATATCGCCGGTTTCACCCATGATAATAAGGGGAATATATACATTTCTGATTCAGCAACCCACCGGGTATTAAAACTCAGTGATAAAGGATCTCTTCTTACCAGCTGGGGAGGTTTTGGAGATGTGGATGGTACATTTGACACGCCGGCAGGGATCAGTGTTGTTAATGCATCAGGTGAAGAATTAATATATGTTTGTGATTCAGGTAATGCACGAATCCAGGTCTTTACCCCGCAGGGGCAGTACCTCCAGAGCCTGCAGATCCCAACCGATGAAACGAAAAAAGTCAGGATAATAAAACCCCAGGAATCACTCAATACTACCGACCTGGAGAAATTCATAGTTACTCCGCAAAAAGGAGCAAATCCTGCATTTGTAGAGCGCACATTTTCCATTCAGTCGTCAGGAAATACCCTATCGCTGACGTTTGACATCAACCGGTCGGTTCATCTGGGTGCACAAAAAGTGTCATTCCAATCATCAGATGTCTCAACGAAAAATCCGGAGGAATGGATTCCGGAGCTTTCTGCTATCCTTGCAGATAAAACAACTCAGGAGACCCTGAAGACAACATTGGAAGAACTCAGACGCCAGGCAAATATCAAAAGAATTAGTGATCGGGCGAAATCGGAATGTATTGTCCATTTTATTCAGCAGATTCCTCTGACTGAGAATGCAGAGAACCGGTACCCGATAGAGATATTGCATGATAAAATGGGGAATACGTATGACAAAGCCCTGTTTTTATATGGTCTTCTGAGTGAGGCAGGGTATGATGTCGTTTATCTCGCATACCCGGGTCTTTCTCATGCAGCGGTTGGTATCCGTCTCACCGATCCCCTGCAGAGTACGGCAGTAGCCACATACCGGGATAGCAATGGCAGTATATACATGTATATCAATCCGGATGGGCCATCATTTATCGGGGGAATTGCCCAGAAATACCGGAAGAGTGATCCGTTTGTGATCCATCTTGAAGAGAAAGGGAAAGATATAGGAACGAGAACAGGAAGTGGAAAAGAGAAGAAGTCCATCTCTGCAGATCATCTGTATTCAACCTATGTCGTGCAGAGTATCTTTTCCCTCTCTGAAAAGTATCAATTTCTGGTAAATAAGGAGAAGGATGTAAAGAGTGATGAGGCACGGAAGATCCGGGAGAATTACCAGAAGATAAAAAGTGTTCTTGACTTTATCGAGAAAAATCCCTGGAACACCGAGATTGCCTACATGAGAATTAAAAATTCAAAGGTAAATGATATTATCGTGTAG
- a CDS encoding ATP-binding protein, whose amino-acid sequence MPSLQLPIGIQSFEKIRNEGYYYVDKTPYIAELAQKGSYYFLSRPRRFGKSLFIDTLSCAFTGKKELFSGLYLERPESGWDFEKKYPVIKISFAQRVNRSSAELSEYLTRIISQEAAQYGLSIDHSISSGFQLEDLIRELFKKTGNKVVLLVDEYDKPILDNLHNQKVALDLREDLKSFYSIIKDLDPFLTFVMLTGVSKFAKTGIFSGLNNLKDITLDSRYSAICGYTQTDLEQIFTEHLSRFDKDEVKRWYNGYSWTGESVYNPFDILLLFDEGTFKPYWFETGTPTFLIKLWESNPRLPADYEDLIAGTDLLGSFDPEHIRIETLLFQAGYLTIKKWSADPIRGFTCWLGYPNVEVRTSLNTLFAEILSKQEISKNREMLYDILEREDPSQVHTIFSSFFASIPHDWYRKNQLSQFEGYYASIVYTYFASLGYEVIPEDTTNKGRIDLTVKTKTGIWIFEFKVSDSPSPGVDSPLNQIREKKYREKYESDGRKIFEIGIIFNPMTRNIDHWEVQ is encoded by the coding sequence ATGCCCTCTCTTCAACTTCCTATCGGGATTCAGTCATTTGAGAAGATCAGGAACGAAGGGTATTACTACGTGGATAAAACTCCATACATCGCTGAGTTAGCTCAAAAAGGTTCATATTATTTTCTCTCCAGACCACGCAGGTTTGGCAAAAGCCTTTTTATCGACACTCTCTCCTGTGCATTTACAGGGAAAAAAGAATTGTTCTCAGGCCTTTATCTTGAACGTCCTGAATCAGGCTGGGATTTTGAGAAAAAATATCCTGTTATAAAAATCAGCTTTGCACAACGGGTGAACCGTTCATCTGCAGAATTATCTGAATATCTGACCAGAATAATTTCCCAGGAGGCAGCACAATATGGGCTTTCCATTGATCATTCCATCTCGTCCGGATTTCAACTGGAAGATCTGATACGTGAACTATTCAAAAAAACTGGAAATAAGGTTGTTCTTCTGGTTGATGAATATGATAAGCCGATTCTTGATAACCTTCATAATCAGAAGGTTGCCTTAGACCTTCGTGAAGATCTCAAGAGTTTTTATAGTATAATTAAAGATCTTGATCCATTTCTTACCTTTGTCATGCTCACCGGTGTTTCAAAATTTGCAAAAACCGGGATATTTTCTGGTCTGAACAATCTCAAGGACATTACCCTTGATTCCCGATACTCTGCGATATGCGGGTATACTCAGACAGATCTTGAGCAGATTTTTACAGAGCACCTCTCCAGATTTGATAAAGATGAGGTGAAACGATGGTACAATGGGTATTCCTGGACCGGTGAGTCGGTTTATAACCCGTTTGATATCCTCCTGCTTTTTGATGAAGGGACGTTCAAACCATATTGGTTCGAGACCGGAACGCCGACCTTTCTCATCAAACTCTGGGAGTCAAACCCACGACTTCCGGCTGACTACGAAGATCTTATTGCGGGGACCGATCTCCTCGGGTCATTTGATCCGGAACATATCAGGATAGAGACTCTGCTTTTTCAGGCAGGGTATCTTACGATTAAAAAATGGTCTGCAGATCCCATTCGGGGATTTACATGCTGGCTTGGATACCCTAATGTCGAAGTCAGAACCTCTTTAAATACCTTGTTCGCGGAAATCCTTTCAAAACAGGAGATTTCGAAAAATCGTGAAATGCTCTATGATATTCTTGAACGGGAAGACCCCAGTCAGGTGCATACCATTTTTTCTTCATTTTTTGCTTCAATACCTCACGATTGGTATAGGAAGAACCAGTTGTCGCAATTTGAAGGGTATTATGCGAGTATCGTGTACACGTATTTTGCAAGTCTTGGGTATGAGGTTATACCGGAAGATACTACCAATAAAGGCAGAATTGATCTTACCGTAAAAACCAAAACCGGTATCTGGATATTTGAATTTAAAGTTTCAGATTCTCCTTCGCCTGGAGTTGACAGCCCTCTCAACCAGATCAGGGAAAAAAAATACCGGGAGAAATATGAAAGCGATGGCAGGAAGATCTTTGAGATAGGTATCATTTTTAATCCTATGACACGGAACATCGATCACTGGGAAGTTCAATGA
- the purD gene encoding phosphoribosylamine--glycine ligase translates to MNTHTNILVVGSGGREHAIAKALSKNPQTRIFAVMNRMNPGIAELAYKVLIASETDPEVVKKFCIEHQIQFACIGPEAPLETGVVDALTAAGVKCVGPAKMAARIETDKSFCRNLMKKYNIPGLPEYHIFHSGTDAEAFLKTTTKEYAIKPSGLTGGKGVRIMGEHLTHEEACRYVHELKGNVVIEERLIGEEFTLQAFVDGTHLVPMPLVQDHKRAFEGDVGPNTGGMGSYTLPDHRFPFVTEEDYNSAFAIMKQTIASLAAEGTPYVGILYGQFMNTAQGPMVIEFNARFGDPEAMNVLSLLTSDFSTLVQAITTGTLDKAEVSFAKKATVCKYLVPEGYPDNPVSGGKLIPGPDNKALCYYASVVREGEFLVTQSSRTMAYVGIGDTLEEAERIAEEAASAVQGPVRHRSDIGTREVLEKRISHMKEIR, encoded by the coding sequence ATGAATACACATACAAACATCCTTGTTGTCGGAAGCGGAGGCAGAGAACATGCCATTGCAAAGGCCCTTTCCAAAAATCCACAGACGAGAATATTTGCGGTAATGAACAGGATGAATCCAGGGATTGCTGAACTGGCATATAAGGTCCTGATTGCTTCAGAAACTGACCCTGAAGTGGTGAAAAAGTTCTGCATCGAGCATCAGATTCAGTTTGCGTGTATCGGTCCTGAGGCACCCCTGGAAACCGGCGTTGTTGATGCACTTACCGCAGCCGGTGTAAAATGTGTTGGTCCTGCAAAAATGGCAGCGAGAATAGAGACCGACAAATCATTTTGCAGAAACCTGATGAAGAAATATAATATCCCCGGTCTTCCTGAATACCATATCTTCCACTCCGGCACTGATGCCGAAGCATTCCTGAAAACCACAACAAAAGAATATGCAATAAAACCATCCGGTTTGACCGGGGGCAAGGGAGTCAGGATTATGGGTGAACATCTGACTCATGAGGAAGCCTGCAGATATGTTCATGAACTCAAAGGGAATGTTGTCATTGAGGAACGGCTTATCGGAGAGGAGTTCACCCTGCAGGCATTCGTCGATGGCACCCATCTTGTCCCGATGCCTCTTGTGCAGGATCATAAACGGGCCTTTGAAGGAGATGTCGGGCCCAATACCGGTGGTATGGGATCCTATACTCTTCCTGATCACCGGTTTCCATTTGTCACCGAAGAGGATTACAATTCGGCGTTTGCCATCATGAAGCAGACCATTGCTTCACTTGCTGCTGAAGGGACACCGTATGTGGGAATTCTGTATGGTCAGTTCATGAATACGGCACAGGGTCCGATGGTTATTGAATTCAATGCCAGATTTGGTGACCCTGAAGCCATGAATGTCCTGTCATTATTGACCAGTGACTTTTCTACCCTTGTTCAGGCGATTACGACAGGAACACTTGACAAGGCGGAGGTTTCGTTTGCGAAAAAAGCAACCGTTTGTAAGTATCTTGTGCCGGAAGGATACCCGGACAACCCCGTTTCAGGCGGCAAACTGATTCCCGGACCAGATAACAAGGCACTCTGTTATTATGCCAGCGTTGTCCGGGAGGGGGAATTCCTGGTGACCCAGAGTTCACGGACCATGGCCTATGTTGGTATCGGCGATACCCTGGAAGAGGCAGAGAGGATTGCAGAAGAGGCCGCATCTGCTGTTCAGGGCCCTGTCCGTCACCGTTCTGATATTGGGACCAGAGAAGTTCTGGAGAAGAGAATTTCCCATATGAAGGAGATCAGATGA
- a CDS encoding lysylphosphatidylglycerol synthase transmembrane domain-containing protein, whose translation MDKTQKKWFYLSLAFSMAILVFILASTFNEDTLQYLTHINIWFLLIAIGLRFVSFSLWAARIKVMAASLCYQVKYSHCYNMVVANLLIGAITPGQAGGEPVRIHELYKADMSLGDATAVVIMERVLDAVILVALTVFSLLVMGKVIWDMGEGIVFVIFFSLAVLILFVVVLFFAARKPESAKDKVMRLLHWIEAKMKTPGIHRIIASTDVEFDNFCSGITAFTSHGKKGIIQGAVFSVLFWFSEFIVASVILMGLGLPPSISESMLSQIIIALISMIPLTPGASGIAEISATSLYALFVPTAVLGVFIILWRLIMFYLNIVFGVIATVLIFKREISA comes from the coding sequence ATGGACAAAACACAGAAGAAATGGTTCTATCTGTCTCTGGCATTCTCCATGGCAATCCTCGTCTTTATTCTTGCATCAACATTTAACGAGGATACCCTTCAATATCTCACCCATATCAATATCTGGTTTTTACTCATCGCAATCGGACTTCGGTTCGTCTCATTCTCCCTCTGGGCGGCCAGAATAAAGGTCATGGCAGCATCCCTCTGCTACCAGGTAAAGTACAGTCACTGTTACAATATGGTGGTTGCAAACCTGCTTATCGGTGCAATAACCCCTGGTCAGGCCGGAGGTGAACCGGTTCGGATCCACGAGCTTTACAAAGCTGATATGTCGCTTGGTGATGCAACCGCGGTTGTTATCATGGAACGGGTGCTCGATGCAGTTATCCTCGTTGCACTCACAGTCTTCAGTCTCCTGGTAATGGGCAAGGTCATCTGGGACATGGGAGAAGGTATTGTTTTTGTTATATTCTTCTCCCTGGCAGTGCTTATTCTGTTTGTTGTAGTTCTGTTCTTTGCAGCACGAAAACCGGAGTCAGCGAAAGACAAGGTGATGCGTCTTTTGCACTGGATTGAGGCAAAGATGAAGACTCCGGGTATTCACCGGATCATTGCCAGCACTGATGTCGAGTTTGATAATTTCTGCTCTGGCATTACGGCTTTCACCAGCCATGGAAAGAAGGGAATTATTCAGGGGGCGGTTTTCTCCGTTCTTTTCTGGTTTTCAGAATTCATTGTAGCATCAGTAATTCTTATGGGACTTGGTCTTCCCCCGTCCATATCGGAATCCATGTTAAGTCAGATCATCATCGCTCTTATCAGTATGATTCCTTTAACTCCCGGTGCATCAGGGATAGCAGAAATCTCGGCAACCTCGCTTTATGCGTTGTTTGTCCCGACCGCCGTCCTTGGAGTGTTTATTATTCTCTGGAGGCTGATAATGTTTTATCTGAATATCGTGTTTGGCGTTATCGCAACGGTTTTAATATTTAAAAGGGAAATCTCGGCTTGA
- the pyrE gene encoding orotate phosphoribosyltransferase, producing the protein MVTATLREMLISAEAIRFGDFTLASGKKSTVYIDIKKAITSPAILKKIAAEVLTHSTDFDAVAGVAVGGVPLAVSVSLASDKPYVIIRKEQKGHGLASLIIGDVAGKRILLVEDVTTSGGSAVFGIEQLRSAGAVVTDVIAVVDRNEGAGKTLQGLDITLTPLVRMQDLING; encoded by the coding sequence ATGGTAACCGCTACATTGCGTGAGATGCTCATATCAGCTGAAGCCATACGATTTGGAGATTTTACCCTTGCGTCCGGGAAAAAAAGCACGGTATATATTGATATCAAAAAAGCGATCACAAGCCCGGCCATTCTGAAAAAGATTGCAGCAGAGGTTCTTACCCACAGCACGGACTTCGATGCAGTCGCAGGTGTTGCCGTCGGAGGGGTCCCCCTTGCGGTGTCAGTCTCCCTTGCCTCTGATAAACCGTATGTGATCATAAGGAAAGAGCAGAAAGGACATGGTCTTGCCAGCCTTATCATCGGTGATGTAGCTGGAAAGAGGATTCTGCTCGTTGAAGATGTCACCACTTCCGGTGGGTCTGCAGTATTCGGGATTGAACAGCTCCGCTCTGCCGGTGCAGTCGTAACCGATGTCATAGCAGTAGTTGACCGGAATGAAGGTGCTGGAAAAACACTGCAGGGCCTTGACATCACACTGACCCCCCTGGTCAGGATGCAGGATCTTATAAATGGGTGA
- a CDS encoding nucleotidyltransferase domain-containing protein, giving the protein MECFGICLLKLGQFDNAFFCFEKALKLYPSNKRDEKKYHITRIGIFGSVIRDEAGPGSDKDILVDFSDDAGLLDHSGLKIYLEKHKIRIGMGLFFVKIPGRYRKP; this is encoded by the coding sequence TTGGAATGCTTCGGAATATGTCTTTTAAAATTAGGTCAATTTGACAATGCATTTTTTTGTTTTGAAAAAGCATTGAAGCTTTACCCCAGTAATAAAAGGGATGAAAAGAAATATCATATCACCCGGATTGGCATCTTTGGCTCGGTTATACGAGACGAAGCAGGGCCGGGAAGTGACAAAGACATTCTGGTCGATTTCAGCGATGATGCCGGCCTTCTTGATCACTCAGGTCTGAAGATTTATCTTGAGAAACATAAAATAAGAATTGGGATGGGACTTTTTTTTGTGAAGATACCAGGCAGGTATAGAAAACCATGA
- a CDS encoding class I SAM-dependent methyltransferase, which translates to MTFLATGFRQVDHSEDQEKLVRCLSDIRNHPFFRSVKEESFELLQISPGDIILEIGCGPLDDVHILAGRCSPEGLVIGSDISSSLVTLAKKAFNIPNLSYIRMDGQYSAVRDGVCDAVREDRVLQHVQDPQHVIDEMYRVLKPGGRCVLFEPDWENFIIDGVDEGVTRAILNFWSDQFACGHIGRKLSRLCQNAGFTDVTVYPRTMIMTTLKEAETIFTVTENANRAAVAGCVSQKEADAFLAHLTEMDRKGLFFGSFTGYLVSGKK; encoded by the coding sequence ATGACCTTCCTTGCAACCGGATTTCGGCAGGTGGACCATTCAGAAGATCAGGAAAAACTAGTCCGGTGCCTGTCAGATATCAGAAACCATCCCTTCTTTCGGTCGGTAAAAGAAGAATCATTCGAGCTTTTGCAGATATCACCCGGAGATATCATCCTTGAGATCGGGTGCGGCCCTCTTGATGATGTCCATATCCTTGCCGGACGGTGCAGCCCCGAAGGACTGGTAATCGGATCGGATATCAGTTCTTCCCTTGTAACCCTTGCAAAAAAAGCCTTCAATATTCCGAACCTCTCCTACATCCGGATGGACGGGCAATACTCGGCAGTCCGTGACGGTGTATGTGATGCGGTCAGGGAAGACCGGGTTCTTCAGCATGTGCAAGATCCCCAGCATGTCATTGACGAGATGTATCGTGTCTTAAAACCGGGGGGAAGATGTGTCCTGTTTGAACCGGATTGGGAAAATTTCATCATCGACGGGGTTGATGAAGGGGTAACACGGGCTATTCTGAACTTCTGGTCAGATCAATTTGCCTGCGGTCATATCGGACGAAAACTTAGTCGGTTGTGTCAGAACGCAGGATTTACCGATGTAACGGTCTATCCACGGACGATGATCATGACCACGCTTAAAGAAGCGGAAACAATCTTCACCGTTACAGAAAATGCGAATCGGGCGGCAGTTGCCGGGTGCGTATCACAAAAGGAGGCTGATGCGTTTCTTGCTCACCTCACCGAAATGGACCGGAAAGGATTATTCTTTGGTTCCTTCACCGGCTACCTGGTTTCCGGGAAAAAATAA
- a CDS encoding CDP-2,3-bis-(O-geranylgeranyl)-sn-glycerol synthase → MLPAYLPNNFAALTGGGMPIDMGRNWTDGRRILGDGKTIRGFVGGVTAGILIGAVQMYAEISGLVPWFPPHTLTAVILLAIGSLLGDMVKSFFKRRQGIDRGGEWFLVDQLDFVVGALLLTLLFDPIWMLNTMTIPLLIVILVLTPLLHRTVNIIGYKLGLKKVPW, encoded by the coding sequence ATGCTCCCCGCATACCTGCCAAATAATTTTGCAGCACTGACCGGTGGGGGTATGCCCATTGATATGGGGAGGAACTGGACAGACGGGAGGCGTATCCTGGGGGACGGGAAGACCATCCGGGGGTTCGTCGGCGGGGTAACAGCCGGGATTCTTATCGGGGCAGTCCAGATGTACGCAGAGATATCAGGACTTGTTCCCTGGTTTCCCCCCCATACCCTGACTGCAGTTATTCTGCTTGCCATCGGTTCACTTCTTGGAGATATGGTTAAGAGTTTTTTCAAACGACGTCAGGGGATAGACCGGGGAGGAGAGTGGTTTTTGGTGGATCAGCTGGACTTTGTCGTGGGGGCGTTGCTTCTAACCCTGCTGTTTGATCCGATATGGATGCTAAACACCATGACCATTCCACTCCTGATCGTCATTCTGGTGCTGACACCCCTGCTCCACCGGACCGTGAATATTATCGGGTATAAACTGGGATTGAAGAAGGTACCATGGTAA
- the argF gene encoding ornithine carbamoyltransferase gives MKKDFISILDISREELANLIAHARKLKEERRVGIQTPVLAHKTLGMIFEKSSTRTRISFEAGMFELGGHALFLNPKDMQLGRGEAIRDTARVMSRFVSAIMIRANRHDEVLELAAHADIPVINGLSDREHPCQILADIMTIEERLFRTEGVKVAWIGDGNNVCTSLILSTILTGMEVIVASPSEFAPGEDVVSEALRMGAKVRIVTDPREAATGADVVMTDTWISMGQEEEIDRRRQIFMPYQVNAELMACAKPGAIVMHCLPAHRNWEITDEVLDSKASAVWDQAENRLHAQKALLVRLLA, from the coding sequence ATGAAGAAAGATTTCATATCCATTCTTGACATCTCCCGGGAAGAACTGGCAAATCTTATCGCACATGCCAGAAAATTAAAGGAAGAGCGTAGAGTCGGCATACAGACCCCTGTTCTTGCCCATAAAACCCTGGGGATGATCTTTGAGAAATCATCGACCAGAACCCGGATATCGTTTGAGGCCGGGATGTTTGAGCTGGGAGGTCATGCCCTGTTCCTGAATCCGAAGGACATGCAACTTGGGAGGGGAGAGGCAATTCGTGATACTGCCCGGGTTATGTCCAGGTTTGTATCGGCAATTATGATCCGGGCGAACCGTCATGATGAGGTTCTGGAACTTGCCGCCCATGCCGATATTCCGGTTATTAACGGGCTGTCAGATCGGGAGCACCCGTGTCAGATCCTGGCCGATATCATGACCATTGAGGAACGACTCTTTCGGACCGAAGGAGTGAAGGTTGCCTGGATAGGTGATGGGAATAATGTCTGTACGTCACTTATTCTGAGTACTATTCTTACCGGTATGGAGGTCATTGTGGCTTCACCTTCCGAATTTGCTCCAGGAGAAGATGTTGTTTCTGAAGCACTCCGGATGGGAGCAAAGGTCAGGATTGTGACCGATCCACGGGAAGCGGCCACTGGTGCTGATGTGGTCATGACGGACACCTGGATCTCAATGGGGCAGGAAGAGGAGATTGACCGGAGAAGACAGATCTTCATGCCCTACCAGGTGAACGCTGAACTGATGGCCTGTGCAAAACCAGGGGCTATTGTGATGCATTGTCTCCCGGCACACCGGAACTGGGAGATCACCGACGAGGTTTTGGATAGTAAGGCTAGTGCGGTGTGGGATCAGGCAGAAAACAGGCTGCATGCACAGAAAGCTCTTCTGGTCAGGTTATTGGCATAA